The Setaria italica strain Yugu1 chromosome IX, Setaria_italica_v2.0, whole genome shotgun sequence genome has a window encoding:
- the LOC101784688 gene encoding 4-hydroxyphenylacetaldehyde oxime monooxygenase: MATPLLPSELLAGLPQQWLIGLLLLLPVVLLVPSYLFLASPGTKMTKNGARRLPPGPAQVPVLGNLHLLGPLPHRNLRDMARRHGPVMLLQLGTVTTLVVSSAAAAREVMKEHDIDCCSRPVSPGPKRISYGLNDVIFAPYGEQWREMRKLFIVELLSMRRVQAASYAREQQLDRLIADLSRAGAEAAPVALNEHIFGLADGIVGTVAFGNIYGTERFAHRERFHHVMDEAVDMMASFSAEDFFPNAAGRLVDRVTGLVARRERIFRELDAFFETVIDQHTDPARVVPENGGDLVDVLISLWKENRGTLRFTRDHVKALIMNTFIGGIDTSSVTVLWAMSELIRKPRALKKAQDEVRAVVGGKARVEPDDVPKLPYLKMVVKETLRLHPPATLLVPRETVRDVRIGGYDVPARTRVFVNAWAIGRDPASWADAEEFHPDRFEGSDVDYNGAHFELVPFGAGRRICPGLAMGETNVTFTLANLLYCFDWALPEGMAAEDVSMEEAGGLTFHQKMPLVLVPTRYHHRTATA; encoded by the coding sequence ATGGCCACCCCACTGCTCCCCTCCGAGCTTCTCGCCGGTCTGCCGCAGCAATGGCTGATCGGCCTCTTGCTTCTTCTCCCTGTAGTCCTGCTTGTGCCGTCCTACCTCTTCCTGGCGAGCCCCGGGACCAAGATGACCAAGAACGGGGCGCGTCGTCTGCCGCCGGGCCCCGCGCAGGTGCCTGTCCTGGGCAACCTTCACCTTCTTGGCCCGCTGCCGCACCGGAACCTCCGGGACATGGCCCGGCGGCACGGCCCCGTGATGCTGCTGCAGCTGGGCACGGTGACGACATTGGTGGtgtccagcgcggcggcggcgcgggaggtgaTGAAGGAGCACGACATCGACTGCTGCAGCCGGCCCGTGTCGCCGGGGCCCAAGCGCATCTCCTACGGCCTCAACGACGTCATCTTCGCGCCCTACGGCGAGCAATGGCGCGAGATGCGCAAGCTCTTCATCGTCGAGCTCCTCAGCATGCGCCGCGTCCAGGCCGCGTCGTACGCGCGCGAGCAGCAGCTGGACAGGCTCATCGCCGACCTGAGCCGcgcgggcgcggaggcggcgccggtggcgctgAACGAGCACATCTTCGGGCTCGCCGACGGCATCGTCGGCACGGTGGCGTTCGGGAACATCTACGGCACGGAGCGGTTCGCGCACAGGGAGCGGTTCCACCACGTGATGGACGAGGCCGTGGACATGATGGCCAGCTTCTCCGCCGAGGACTTCTTCCccaacgccgccggccgcctcgtcgACCGCGTCACGGGGCTCGTCGCCCGCCGCGAGCGCATCTTCAGGGAGCTCGACGCCTTCTTCGAGACGGTCATCGACCAGCACACGGACCCCGCGCGCGTCGTCCCCGAGAACGGCGGCGACCTCGTCGACGTCCTCATCAGCCTGTGGAAGGAGAACCGGGGCACGCTCCGCTTCACCCGAGACCACGTCAAGGCCCTCATCATGAACACGTTCATCGGCGGGATCGACACGAGCTCGGTGACGGTGCTGTGGGCAATGTCGGAGCTGATCCGGAAGCCGCGGGCGCTGAAGAAGGCGCAGGACGAGGTGAGGGCCGTCGTGGGAGGCAAGGCGCGCGTGGAGCCCGACGACGTGCCCAAGCTCCCGTACCTGAAGATGGTTGTGAAGGAGACCCTGCGGCTGCACCCGCCGGCGACGCTGCTGGTGCCTCGGGAGACGGTGCGGGACGTGAGGATCGGCGGGTACGACGTGCCGGCGAGGACGCGCGTGTTCGTGAACGCGTGGGCGATCGGCAGGGACCCGGCGAGCTGGGCGGACGCCGAGGAGTTCCACCCGGACAGGTTCGAGGGGAGCGACGTGGACTACAACGGCGCGCACTTCGAGCTGGTGCCGttcggggcggggcggcggatcTGCCCGGGCCTCGCCATGGGCGAGACCAACGTGACTTTCACGCTGGCTAACCTACTCTACTGCTTCGACTGGGCGCTGCCGGAGGggatggcggcggaggacgtgagcatggaggaggccggcgggctGACGTTCCACCAGAAGATGCCGCTGGTGCTGGTGCCCACAAGGTACCACCACCGCACGGCGACGGCGTAG